In one window of Mercurialis annua linkage group LG4, ddMerAnnu1.2, whole genome shotgun sequence DNA:
- the LOC126676790 gene encoding AP2-like ethylene-responsive transcription factor At2g41710 isoform X2 — MASTSSDPGLKPELGIGGGGGESSEAVIANDQLLMYRGIKKAKKDRGCTAKERISKMPPCTAGKRSSIYRGVTRHRWTGRYEAHLWDKSTWNQNQNKKGKQVYLGAYDDEEAAARAYDLAALKYWGPGTLINFPVTDYSRDLEEMQNMSREEYLASLRRKSSAFSRGISKYRGLSSRWDSSYGRMPGSEYISSINYGAADDPAPESEYVGSLCFDRKIDLTSYIKWWGSNKTRDSVSKSSEEDIGELKSLEWAFQRTEPYEMPLLGMPFDGKRHKRSKISALSILSRSAAYKNLQEKASKKQENCDNEENKNKTTNKMDYGKAVEKSTSHDDSNERLAAPLGMSGGLSLQRNVYQLAPFLSAPLLTSYNTVDPLVDPILWTSMVPVLPAGLSRNSEVTKTETSSSYSLFRAEE, encoded by the exons ATGGCATCTACTTCTTCCGATCCCGGCCTCAAACCGGAACTCGGAatcggcggcggcggcggagaGAGCTCAGAGGCAGTGATAGCAAATGATCAGTTATTAATGTACAGAGGAATAAAGAAAGCAAAAAAAGACAGAGGCTGTACTGCTAAAGAACGTATAAGCAAAATGCCCCCTTGTACTGCCGGTAAACGGAGCTCCATTTACCGTGGAGTTACTAG gcATAGATGGACTGGTAGATATGAAGCTCATCTTTGGGATAAAAGCACGTGGAACCAGAATCAGAATAAGAAGGGAAAGCAAG TATACTTGG GAGCATATGATGATGAGGAGGCTGCAGCAAGAGCATATGATCTTGCTGCCTTAAAGTATTGGGGTCCTGGGACACTTATTAATTTTCCG GTCACTGATTATAGTAGAGATCTTGAAGAAATGCAGAATATGTCAAGAGAAGAGTACCTAGCATCTCTTCGGAG GAAGAGTAGTGCCTTTTCTAGAGGAATATCTAAATACCGTGGGCTTTCCAG TCGATGGGATTCCTCATATGGTCGCATGCCTGGATCTGAATATATCAGTAGCATAAATTATG GTGCAGCGGATGATCCAGCACCGGAAAGCGAGTATGTTGGGAGTCTTTGTTTTGATAGGAAAATTGATCTTACAAGTTACATCAAATGGTGGGGGTCCAACAAAACTCGTGATTCTGTGTCAAAGTCATCCGAGGAAGATATCGGTGAACTTAAATCATTGGAATGGGCATTCCAGCGCACTGAGCCCTACGAAATGCCTCTATTGGGCATGCCTTTTGATGGGAAAAGGCATAAGCGATCCAAGATATCTGCCTTGAGCATTTTATCACGATCAGCTGCTTACAAGAACTTGCAAGAGAAGGCATCAAAAAAGCAAGAAAATTGTGATAATGaggagaataaaaataaaactaccAATAAAATGGATTATGGGAAAGCAGTTGAGAAGTCTACAAGTCACGATGACAGTAATGAGAGACTTGCAGCTCCATTAGGAATGAGCGGGGGACTGTCTCTTCAGAGAAATGTGTATCAACTGGCCCCTTTCTTGTCTGCTCCGCTTCTGACCAGCTACAATACGGTTGATCCCTTAGTAGATCCCATCCTGTGGACATCTATGGTTCCTGTTCTTCCTGCTGGACTTTCTCGTAATTCTGAG GTGACAAAGACAGAGACGAGTTCAAGTTATAGTTTGTTTCGAGCAGAGGAATGA
- the LOC126676790 gene encoding AP2-like ethylene-responsive transcription factor At2g41710 isoform X3, with protein MASTSSDPGLKPELGIGGGGGESSEAVIANDQLLMYRGIKKAKKDRGCTAKERISKMPPCTAGKRSSIYRGVTRHRWTGRYEAHLWDKSTWNQNQNKKGKQVYLGAYDDEEAAARAYDLAALKYWGPGTLINFPVTDYSRDLEEMQNMSREEYLASLRRKSSAFSRGISKYRGLSSSRWDSSYGRMPGSEYISSINYADDPAPESEYVGSLCFDRKIDLTSYIKWWGSNKTRDSVSKSSEEDIGELKSLEWAFQRTEPYEMPLLGMPFDGKRHKRSKISALSILSRSAAYKNLQEKASKKQENCDNEENKNKTTNKMDYGKAVEKSTSHDDSNERLAAPLGMSGGLSLQRNVYQLAPFLSAPLLTSYNTVDPLVDPILWTSMVPVLPAGLSRNSEVTKTETSSSYSLFRAEE; from the exons ATGGCATCTACTTCTTCCGATCCCGGCCTCAAACCGGAACTCGGAatcggcggcggcggcggagaGAGCTCAGAGGCAGTGATAGCAAATGATCAGTTATTAATGTACAGAGGAATAAAGAAAGCAAAAAAAGACAGAGGCTGTACTGCTAAAGAACGTATAAGCAAAATGCCCCCTTGTACTGCCGGTAAACGGAGCTCCATTTACCGTGGAGTTACTAG gcATAGATGGACTGGTAGATATGAAGCTCATCTTTGGGATAAAAGCACGTGGAACCAGAATCAGAATAAGAAGGGAAAGCAAG TATACTTGG GAGCATATGATGATGAGGAGGCTGCAGCAAGAGCATATGATCTTGCTGCCTTAAAGTATTGGGGTCCTGGGACACTTATTAATTTTCCG GTCACTGATTATAGTAGAGATCTTGAAGAAATGCAGAATATGTCAAGAGAAGAGTACCTAGCATCTCTTCGGAG GAAGAGTAGTGCCTTTTCTAGAGGAATATCTAAATACCGTGGGCTTTCCAG CAGTCGATGGGATTCCTCATATGGTCGCATGCCTGGATCTGAATATATCAGTAGCATAAATTATG CGGATGATCCAGCACCGGAAAGCGAGTATGTTGGGAGTCTTTGTTTTGATAGGAAAATTGATCTTACAAGTTACATCAAATGGTGGGGGTCCAACAAAACTCGTGATTCTGTGTCAAAGTCATCCGAGGAAGATATCGGTGAACTTAAATCATTGGAATGGGCATTCCAGCGCACTGAGCCCTACGAAATGCCTCTATTGGGCATGCCTTTTGATGGGAAAAGGCATAAGCGATCCAAGATATCTGCCTTGAGCATTTTATCACGATCAGCTGCTTACAAGAACTTGCAAGAGAAGGCATCAAAAAAGCAAGAAAATTGTGATAATGaggagaataaaaataaaactaccAATAAAATGGATTATGGGAAAGCAGTTGAGAAGTCTACAAGTCACGATGACAGTAATGAGAGACTTGCAGCTCCATTAGGAATGAGCGGGGGACTGTCTCTTCAGAGAAATGTGTATCAACTGGCCCCTTTCTTGTCTGCTCCGCTTCTGACCAGCTACAATACGGTTGATCCCTTAGTAGATCCCATCCTGTGGACATCTATGGTTCCTGTTCTTCCTGCTGGACTTTCTCGTAATTCTGAG GTGACAAAGACAGAGACGAGTTCAAGTTATAGTTTGTTTCGAGCAGAGGAATGA
- the LOC126676790 gene encoding AP2-like ethylene-responsive transcription factor At2g41710 isoform X4, whose amino-acid sequence MASTSSDPGLKPELGIGGGGGESSEAVIANDQLLMYRGIKKAKKDRGCTAKERISKMPPCTAGKRSSIYRGVTRHRWTGRYEAHLWDKSTWNQNQNKKGKQVYLGAYDDEEAAARAYDLAALKYWGPGTLINFPVTDYSRDLEEMQNMSREEYLASLRRKSSAFSRGISKYRGLSSRWDSSYGRMPGSEYISSINYADDPAPESEYVGSLCFDRKIDLTSYIKWWGSNKTRDSVSKSSEEDIGELKSLEWAFQRTEPYEMPLLGMPFDGKRHKRSKISALSILSRSAAYKNLQEKASKKQENCDNEENKNKTTNKMDYGKAVEKSTSHDDSNERLAAPLGMSGGLSLQRNVYQLAPFLSAPLLTSYNTVDPLVDPILWTSMVPVLPAGLSRNSEVTKTETSSSYSLFRAEE is encoded by the exons ATGGCATCTACTTCTTCCGATCCCGGCCTCAAACCGGAACTCGGAatcggcggcggcggcggagaGAGCTCAGAGGCAGTGATAGCAAATGATCAGTTATTAATGTACAGAGGAATAAAGAAAGCAAAAAAAGACAGAGGCTGTACTGCTAAAGAACGTATAAGCAAAATGCCCCCTTGTACTGCCGGTAAACGGAGCTCCATTTACCGTGGAGTTACTAG gcATAGATGGACTGGTAGATATGAAGCTCATCTTTGGGATAAAAGCACGTGGAACCAGAATCAGAATAAGAAGGGAAAGCAAG TATACTTGG GAGCATATGATGATGAGGAGGCTGCAGCAAGAGCATATGATCTTGCTGCCTTAAAGTATTGGGGTCCTGGGACACTTATTAATTTTCCG GTCACTGATTATAGTAGAGATCTTGAAGAAATGCAGAATATGTCAAGAGAAGAGTACCTAGCATCTCTTCGGAG GAAGAGTAGTGCCTTTTCTAGAGGAATATCTAAATACCGTGGGCTTTCCAG TCGATGGGATTCCTCATATGGTCGCATGCCTGGATCTGAATATATCAGTAGCATAAATTATG CGGATGATCCAGCACCGGAAAGCGAGTATGTTGGGAGTCTTTGTTTTGATAGGAAAATTGATCTTACAAGTTACATCAAATGGTGGGGGTCCAACAAAACTCGTGATTCTGTGTCAAAGTCATCCGAGGAAGATATCGGTGAACTTAAATCATTGGAATGGGCATTCCAGCGCACTGAGCCCTACGAAATGCCTCTATTGGGCATGCCTTTTGATGGGAAAAGGCATAAGCGATCCAAGATATCTGCCTTGAGCATTTTATCACGATCAGCTGCTTACAAGAACTTGCAAGAGAAGGCATCAAAAAAGCAAGAAAATTGTGATAATGaggagaataaaaataaaactaccAATAAAATGGATTATGGGAAAGCAGTTGAGAAGTCTACAAGTCACGATGACAGTAATGAGAGACTTGCAGCTCCATTAGGAATGAGCGGGGGACTGTCTCTTCAGAGAAATGTGTATCAACTGGCCCCTTTCTTGTCTGCTCCGCTTCTGACCAGCTACAATACGGTTGATCCCTTAGTAGATCCCATCCTGTGGACATCTATGGTTCCTGTTCTTCCTGCTGGACTTTCTCGTAATTCTGAG GTGACAAAGACAGAGACGAGTTCAAGTTATAGTTTGTTTCGAGCAGAGGAATGA
- the LOC126676790 gene encoding AP2-like ethylene-responsive transcription factor At2g41710 isoform X5: MASTSSDPGLKPELGIGGGGGESSEAVIANDQLLMYRGIKKAKKDRGCTAKERISKMPPCTAGKRSSIYRGVTRHRWTGRYEAHLWDKSTWNQNQNKKGKQGAYDDEEAAARAYDLAALKYWGPGTLINFPVTDYSRDLEEMQNMSREEYLASLRRKSSAFSRGISKYRGLSSSRWDSSYGRMPGSEYISSINYGAADDPAPESEYVGSLCFDRKIDLTSYIKWWGSNKTRDSVSKSSEEDIGELKSLEWAFQRTEPYEMPLLGMPFDGKRHKRSKISALSILSRSAAYKNLQEKASKKQENCDNEENKNKTTNKMDYGKAVEKSTSHDDSNERLAAPLGMSGGLSLQRNVYQLAPFLSAPLLTSYNTVDPLVDPILWTSMVPVLPAGLSRNSEVTKTETSSSYSLFRAEE; encoded by the exons ATGGCATCTACTTCTTCCGATCCCGGCCTCAAACCGGAACTCGGAatcggcggcggcggcggagaGAGCTCAGAGGCAGTGATAGCAAATGATCAGTTATTAATGTACAGAGGAATAAAGAAAGCAAAAAAAGACAGAGGCTGTACTGCTAAAGAACGTATAAGCAAAATGCCCCCTTGTACTGCCGGTAAACGGAGCTCCATTTACCGTGGAGTTACTAG gcATAGATGGACTGGTAGATATGAAGCTCATCTTTGGGATAAAAGCACGTGGAACCAGAATCAGAATAAGAAGGGAAAGCAAG GAGCATATGATGATGAGGAGGCTGCAGCAAGAGCATATGATCTTGCTGCCTTAAAGTATTGGGGTCCTGGGACACTTATTAATTTTCCG GTCACTGATTATAGTAGAGATCTTGAAGAAATGCAGAATATGTCAAGAGAAGAGTACCTAGCATCTCTTCGGAG GAAGAGTAGTGCCTTTTCTAGAGGAATATCTAAATACCGTGGGCTTTCCAG CAGTCGATGGGATTCCTCATATGGTCGCATGCCTGGATCTGAATATATCAGTAGCATAAATTATG GTGCAGCGGATGATCCAGCACCGGAAAGCGAGTATGTTGGGAGTCTTTGTTTTGATAGGAAAATTGATCTTACAAGTTACATCAAATGGTGGGGGTCCAACAAAACTCGTGATTCTGTGTCAAAGTCATCCGAGGAAGATATCGGTGAACTTAAATCATTGGAATGGGCATTCCAGCGCACTGAGCCCTACGAAATGCCTCTATTGGGCATGCCTTTTGATGGGAAAAGGCATAAGCGATCCAAGATATCTGCCTTGAGCATTTTATCACGATCAGCTGCTTACAAGAACTTGCAAGAGAAGGCATCAAAAAAGCAAGAAAATTGTGATAATGaggagaataaaaataaaactaccAATAAAATGGATTATGGGAAAGCAGTTGAGAAGTCTACAAGTCACGATGACAGTAATGAGAGACTTGCAGCTCCATTAGGAATGAGCGGGGGACTGTCTCTTCAGAGAAATGTGTATCAACTGGCCCCTTTCTTGTCTGCTCCGCTTCTGACCAGCTACAATACGGTTGATCCCTTAGTAGATCCCATCCTGTGGACATCTATGGTTCCTGTTCTTCCTGCTGGACTTTCTCGTAATTCTGAG GTGACAAAGACAGAGACGAGTTCAAGTTATAGTTTGTTTCGAGCAGAGGAATGA
- the LOC126676790 gene encoding AP2-like ethylene-responsive transcription factor At2g41710 isoform X6, which yields MASTSSDPGLKPELGIGGGGGESSEAVIANDQLLMYRGIKKAKKDRGCTAKERISKMPPCTAGKRSSIYRGVTRHRWTGRYEAHLWDKSTWNQNQNKKGKQGAYDDEEAAARAYDLAALKYWGPGTLINFPVTDYSRDLEEMQNMSREEYLASLRRKSSAFSRGISKYRGLSSRWDSSYGRMPGSEYISSINYGAADDPAPESEYVGSLCFDRKIDLTSYIKWWGSNKTRDSVSKSSEEDIGELKSLEWAFQRTEPYEMPLLGMPFDGKRHKRSKISALSILSRSAAYKNLQEKASKKQENCDNEENKNKTTNKMDYGKAVEKSTSHDDSNERLAAPLGMSGGLSLQRNVYQLAPFLSAPLLTSYNTVDPLVDPILWTSMVPVLPAGLSRNSEVTKTETSSSYSLFRAEE from the exons ATGGCATCTACTTCTTCCGATCCCGGCCTCAAACCGGAACTCGGAatcggcggcggcggcggagaGAGCTCAGAGGCAGTGATAGCAAATGATCAGTTATTAATGTACAGAGGAATAAAGAAAGCAAAAAAAGACAGAGGCTGTACTGCTAAAGAACGTATAAGCAAAATGCCCCCTTGTACTGCCGGTAAACGGAGCTCCATTTACCGTGGAGTTACTAG gcATAGATGGACTGGTAGATATGAAGCTCATCTTTGGGATAAAAGCACGTGGAACCAGAATCAGAATAAGAAGGGAAAGCAAG GAGCATATGATGATGAGGAGGCTGCAGCAAGAGCATATGATCTTGCTGCCTTAAAGTATTGGGGTCCTGGGACACTTATTAATTTTCCG GTCACTGATTATAGTAGAGATCTTGAAGAAATGCAGAATATGTCAAGAGAAGAGTACCTAGCATCTCTTCGGAG GAAGAGTAGTGCCTTTTCTAGAGGAATATCTAAATACCGTGGGCTTTCCAG TCGATGGGATTCCTCATATGGTCGCATGCCTGGATCTGAATATATCAGTAGCATAAATTATG GTGCAGCGGATGATCCAGCACCGGAAAGCGAGTATGTTGGGAGTCTTTGTTTTGATAGGAAAATTGATCTTACAAGTTACATCAAATGGTGGGGGTCCAACAAAACTCGTGATTCTGTGTCAAAGTCATCCGAGGAAGATATCGGTGAACTTAAATCATTGGAATGGGCATTCCAGCGCACTGAGCCCTACGAAATGCCTCTATTGGGCATGCCTTTTGATGGGAAAAGGCATAAGCGATCCAAGATATCTGCCTTGAGCATTTTATCACGATCAGCTGCTTACAAGAACTTGCAAGAGAAGGCATCAAAAAAGCAAGAAAATTGTGATAATGaggagaataaaaataaaactaccAATAAAATGGATTATGGGAAAGCAGTTGAGAAGTCTACAAGTCACGATGACAGTAATGAGAGACTTGCAGCTCCATTAGGAATGAGCGGGGGACTGTCTCTTCAGAGAAATGTGTATCAACTGGCCCCTTTCTTGTCTGCTCCGCTTCTGACCAGCTACAATACGGTTGATCCCTTAGTAGATCCCATCCTGTGGACATCTATGGTTCCTGTTCTTCCTGCTGGACTTTCTCGTAATTCTGAG GTGACAAAGACAGAGACGAGTTCAAGTTATAGTTTGTTTCGAGCAGAGGAATGA
- the LOC126676790 gene encoding AP2-like ethylene-responsive transcription factor At2g41710 isoform X1, translated as MASTSSDPGLKPELGIGGGGGESSEAVIANDQLLMYRGIKKAKKDRGCTAKERISKMPPCTAGKRSSIYRGVTRHRWTGRYEAHLWDKSTWNQNQNKKGKQVYLGAYDDEEAAARAYDLAALKYWGPGTLINFPVTDYSRDLEEMQNMSREEYLASLRRKSSAFSRGISKYRGLSSSRWDSSYGRMPGSEYISSINYGAADDPAPESEYVGSLCFDRKIDLTSYIKWWGSNKTRDSVSKSSEEDIGELKSLEWAFQRTEPYEMPLLGMPFDGKRHKRSKISALSILSRSAAYKNLQEKASKKQENCDNEENKNKTTNKMDYGKAVEKSTSHDDSNERLAAPLGMSGGLSLQRNVYQLAPFLSAPLLTSYNTVDPLVDPILWTSMVPVLPAGLSRNSEVTKTETSSSYSLFRAEE; from the exons ATGGCATCTACTTCTTCCGATCCCGGCCTCAAACCGGAACTCGGAatcggcggcggcggcggagaGAGCTCAGAGGCAGTGATAGCAAATGATCAGTTATTAATGTACAGAGGAATAAAGAAAGCAAAAAAAGACAGAGGCTGTACTGCTAAAGAACGTATAAGCAAAATGCCCCCTTGTACTGCCGGTAAACGGAGCTCCATTTACCGTGGAGTTACTAG gcATAGATGGACTGGTAGATATGAAGCTCATCTTTGGGATAAAAGCACGTGGAACCAGAATCAGAATAAGAAGGGAAAGCAAG TATACTTGG GAGCATATGATGATGAGGAGGCTGCAGCAAGAGCATATGATCTTGCTGCCTTAAAGTATTGGGGTCCTGGGACACTTATTAATTTTCCG GTCACTGATTATAGTAGAGATCTTGAAGAAATGCAGAATATGTCAAGAGAAGAGTACCTAGCATCTCTTCGGAG GAAGAGTAGTGCCTTTTCTAGAGGAATATCTAAATACCGTGGGCTTTCCAG CAGTCGATGGGATTCCTCATATGGTCGCATGCCTGGATCTGAATATATCAGTAGCATAAATTATG GTGCAGCGGATGATCCAGCACCGGAAAGCGAGTATGTTGGGAGTCTTTGTTTTGATAGGAAAATTGATCTTACAAGTTACATCAAATGGTGGGGGTCCAACAAAACTCGTGATTCTGTGTCAAAGTCATCCGAGGAAGATATCGGTGAACTTAAATCATTGGAATGGGCATTCCAGCGCACTGAGCCCTACGAAATGCCTCTATTGGGCATGCCTTTTGATGGGAAAAGGCATAAGCGATCCAAGATATCTGCCTTGAGCATTTTATCACGATCAGCTGCTTACAAGAACTTGCAAGAGAAGGCATCAAAAAAGCAAGAAAATTGTGATAATGaggagaataaaaataaaactaccAATAAAATGGATTATGGGAAAGCAGTTGAGAAGTCTACAAGTCACGATGACAGTAATGAGAGACTTGCAGCTCCATTAGGAATGAGCGGGGGACTGTCTCTTCAGAGAAATGTGTATCAACTGGCCCCTTTCTTGTCTGCTCCGCTTCTGACCAGCTACAATACGGTTGATCCCTTAGTAGATCCCATCCTGTGGACATCTATGGTTCCTGTTCTTCCTGCTGGACTTTCTCGTAATTCTGAG GTGACAAAGACAGAGACGAGTTCAAGTTATAGTTTGTTTCGAGCAGAGGAATGA